The stretch of DNA ATTCTGGTGTACCAGCGCAACCAGAGGACCATTCAGAACCGGGTTCTGGAGGTTCTGAAAGCTTTTGATGTGAAAAAATCTGGGTACGGCACAGCAAGAAAACCTGTGCATGTGGTGGCGCATTCGCTGGGTGGCGTGATTGCCCTGGACCTGATTCTGAGGAGTCCCCTTCCCCTGCAGGCAAAATCACTGACCACATTTGGCAGCCAGTTCCCCTATTTTCACCTGATCGATCCCAGACCTTCCATAGGAGCCTATCAGGGGAAGTCCCTCCTGCTTCCGGCCCAGTTGAAGCGCTGGATCAACCTGTGGGAACCTCTGGACCCCCTGGCTTTTGTGGCCTCCAAAATGTTTGTGCTGGCTTCAGGGCAACCTGTTCTTGATGTGCAGGTGCATCCAGAAGGCGGTTTAAACGATTTGCTGAAGGGGCATTACTACACCCACGGGATTTACTGGCAGACCGGGGAATTGCTGGAAGCCCTGCAGAAGAACCTGCAGACTTGACATTTCTCCAGACCTGTAAATATAATTATTACAGGTCTGGAGGTGGGCATGATCACAAGCCGTTTTGCTGTCGCAGTGCATGTGCTGTCCCTGATTGCCCTGACGCCGGACCGCATGTCTTCTTCAGAAGAGATGGCAGGCAGCGTGGGGGTGAATCCGGTGGTGGTGCGCAGTGCCCTGAGCCAGCTCAAACAGGCAGGTCTGGTGCACACGCGTCCAGGGGTGGCTGGTTCCAGACTGACCCGGTCTCCAGAACAGATCACCTTGCTGGACGTGTTTCGGGCAGTGGTGCCTGACCGCGAACTGTTTGGGATGCATGACCGACCCAACCCCGATTGTCCCATCGGACAGAACATCCAGGAATCCCTGGACTGGGTGTTCCTGGAAGCCCGCACAGCCATGGAAGAGCGGTTCTCTGGCATCACCCTGGCTGACTTTGCCGAAGAGCTGACCCGACAGAAGGTGTGAAGATTTTTTTTGGAAAACCTGTAAAATTTATTTTTACAGGAAAGACCTCTCATTGCTCATTGAAAGGAGCACCCATGAAGATTCTCTTGATTGGTTCCACTGGTTTTGTTGGTTCCGCCCTGCTCAAAGAAGCCCTGCACAAAGGCCATGAGGTCACCGCAGTGGTGAGACGCGAAGGTGCCCTGCAAGAAACCGCTGGCCTGAGCGTGGTGCCAGCCACCATCACCAGCAGCGAACAGGTGGCAGACCTTGCCAGAGGACACGATGTGGTGATCGCCTCGGTCAGTGCCCGCAAACCCGGAGACACCCCCATCCCTGAAGTGATTCAAACGGTGGCTGCCGGAGCCCAGCAGGCAGGTGTGAAGCTCTTTGTGGTGGGAGGGGCGGGCAGCCTGGAAGTGGCTCCCGGAGTCAAACTCATGGACATTCCCCAGTTTCCTGCTGAATACAAACACGAAGCCCAGCAGCAGGGTGAAGCCCTGGAACTGCTGAAAAGCACCGACCACAACTGGACCTACCTCAGCCCGGCTGCGATCATTGCCCCCGGAGAGCGCACCACCCAGTACCGCCTCGGAACAGACCAGTTGCTGTCCGATGCTGCCGGAAACAGCAACATCAGTGTGGAAGATTACGCCCACGCTGTCATCAGTGAACTGGAAGACCCCAAGCACGAGCGCCAGAGGTTCACCATCGCTTACTGATTCAAAAAGCAGAAACAACAAACCAGGAGGCCAAAGCCTCCTGGTTTGAATTTCAGATGGGATTACTGGGCAGGCTGAGCAGCTTTGTTCAGGCGCTTGGCCAGACGGCTCTTCTTGCGGGCAGCGGTTTTCTTGTGCAGGGTGCTGCCTTTGGCGGCCTTGTCGATCAGGCTCTCAGCGAAGCTGTGCAGTTCCTTGGCGTTTTCAGCACCGCTCACAGCAGCGTCAACGGCTTTTTTGCTGAAGGTTTTGATGGCGCTCTTTTTGGAACGGTTGTTCTGGCGACGCTTGAGGCTCTGGCGGTGACGCTTTTGTGCAGAAGGGTGACGTAAAGGCATGTTTTGCTCTCTTTCTTCCGGACTTTTGCCGGAGCGGTTCCCATTTTTCGCAGTTCTGGGGAACACGGAGCGCCTGACTGCTTTGCAGCAAGCGCGCACCCGCACTTCTGGGTGCACCTGTGCATTCAAAAATACACAAGCCTTTAAATGGTAGCTCAGGATGCCCAATATTGCAAGGGAGCAGCCATTTGCATTGAAGTGGCTGTCAGGTCAAACGTTCAACTGCTTTGCTGATTCAGGCTGAAACCTGCTTTGGGTTTTTGCTGAAGGCTGACTTCTGGTGGCTGGTTTTCAATAGGCATGAAAGCGCTTTCCTGATTGTATACAGGATGGTAGGCTGAACCGGTGACGACGGCTCGCACCCCTTCTGGACTGACCTCTCAATTGACCCAACTGGCCTGGCCCCTGATGCTCTCCAACCTTGCTTACTCCATGCTGGGCGTGACCGACACGCTGTTCATGGGAAGGCTGGGACAGGTGGAGGTCGGCGCTGTGGGTCTGGGCTGGATGTATGCTTTCACCCTCACCTTGCTGTTTCGCAGTTACACCAACTCGGTGACCACTTTTGTGGCCCGTGCCTTTGGAGCCAATGAACCCCGCGAGATGCGCAAATGGTACGGGGTGTATTTCACGATCTCTGTGCTGCTGGCCCTGATCATTACCCTGCTGGGACAGCCCCTGCTGAACTGGATCGTGCAGCTCAGCAACCCCGAGCCTGAACTGGCAAAAGCCCTGCTGACCTATGCCCGCATCCGTTTGCTGGAAACGCCTTTTGCCCTGCTGGTGATCCTCAATGTGGGGTTCCTGCTGGGGGTGGGCAACAGCCGAATTCCCCTGATCCTCAGCTGGATGACCGTGATCCTCAATGCCCTGCTGGCCTGGGTGTTCATTTTTCAGTTTCATTGGGGGGTGGCAGGTGCAGCCTGGGGAGCTTTCATCTCGGTGGTGGTGCAGTGCGTGGTGAGTTTTGTGGTGCTGTTTAAACTGCATGGGGTGATGCGCCCCCTGTGGCCCCACTGGCGGGACAGTGCGCGCACCCTCAGGCTGGGCATTCCCATGGGACTGGCAGACCTCTCAGAAGTGGCCGGGTTTGCGGTGTTCATGACCATCATCTCCAGGCTGGGCACCCTGGAACTGGCCGCGTCCCAGATCGCCAACCAGATGGCAAGTTTCGGGTTCATGCCTGCTTTTGCCCTCTCGGCAGCAACGGGCAGCCTGGTGTCTCGCTTCATTGGAGAACAGAGTGTGACCACTGCACAGCGGGTGGGGTGGCGGGGCACGGTGCTGGGGGGCAGTTTCATGACCCTGATTGCTGTTGCTTTCATTGCCTTTCCTGTGCCTCTGGTGAACCTCTTCACCCATGATCCTGCACTGGTGGCACTGTGTGTGCAGATCATGCGGGTGATGGCGCTCTATCAGGTGGTGGATGGCATCGCGATCATTCTGGGGGGAGCCCTTTCGGGAGCAGGGGACACCCGGTTTAGAATGCTGGTGACGGTGCTGGGATCCTGGTCTTTGCTGGTGCTTCCTGCTTACCTGCTGACCGAAAACGGTTACGGGGTGCAGGGCGCCTGGATGGGAGCCCTGATTTACATCACAGCCATTGCACTGATTTACCTGTGGCGCTTCTGGAGCGGACGATGGAAAACCAAAACCCTGTAAAACATGTGGAACTGGAACAACTCAAGGCCTACGCTTTCCGGGCACTGGCCCAGAAGCAACTCTCTGAGCATGAACTGCGCACCCGCCTGATCCGCAGAGGGGCCACCCCTGAGCAGTCAGATGCCCTGATTGAACTGCTGAAAAGCTATGGTTACCTCAACGACCAGGAGGTGGCCCGCACCCTGGCCCGCAAACGAGGGGTGGGCAGAGGATACATCCAGCAGAAACTCTATGAAAAAGGGGTCAAGGCCAATGCAAAGACCCTGCGGGATGACGAATCCGAGGAGCAGGAACTTCGAGACCTCATGGAGAGAAACCTGCAGAAATGGCAGCGGGATGGAGAGAAAGGCTTCCGCCGGGCGGTGGGTTTTCTGGTGCGCCGTGGCTTTGAATACGGTAAAGTGCTTAAGCTTCTGAAAGAGGAATTTCAGCTTGACATTGCCGATCTGGACGGGTAAACTACCCTTTGCCGTGGTCACGGGGCGTAGCGCAGCCTGGTAGCGCACTTCGTTCGGGACGAAGGGGTCGTGAGTTCGAATCTCGCCGCCCCGACCACCAACCCCCCCAGCTCTGGGGGGATTTTTCATAGCATCAATCCTCATAGCATCAATCCACAGGAATGAAACCATGCGAATTCTGGCCATTGCCGATCCCCACCTGTCCCGTCACACCCCCAAACCCATGACCATTTTCGGTCCGGGGTGGGCGGGTCATCCTCAAATTTTTTTTGAACGCTGGCATGAAACCGTGCAGCCAGACGATCTGGTCCTGATTCCCGGAGACATCTCCTGGGCCATGCACCTCCCAGAAGCGCTGCTGGACTTGCAGGACATCGCTGCCCTGCCTGGCATCAAAGTGATTTCCAGGGGCAACCACGATTACTGGTGGCCTGCCATCTCCAAACTGCGGGCCGTGCTCCCTGCAGGCATGTATGCCTTGCAGAACGATGCCGTGGTTTTTGGAGACACGGTGATCTGTGGCACCCGGGGCTGGGTCACCCCTGGCACCGAGGGCTTCAAACCCGAAGACGAGAAAATCTACCTGCGGGAAGTGGAACGCCTGAGGCTCACCCTGGAAGCCGCCCGCAAGCTGCAGGGTAAAAAATTGCTGGTGATGTTGCATTATCCCCTCACCAATGCGGCTTTTGAACCCAACGGGTTCACCCGCCTGATCGAGCATCACCGTCCAGATGGGGTGGTTTACGGGCATTTGCATGGCGTGAACCAGGACAAACTGATCAAACACTGGTGTGGCATTCCGCTGCATTTTGTGGCTGCAGATGCCCTGAAGTTTGTGCCAAAAGTGCTGCAGGAAGAGTGATTCTGGCTGCTGGGTCTGACACTGGAACCCTGGGTTCCAGTTTTTTTGTGCATCCAGAACGCCAGAATGCATATTTTTTCTGTGGGTTAAATATCGCAGCAAGTACACCACTTCAGGGGCAACAGTTCAGGCTGTCGTCTGATACGGGGAAAACCATTTTACGGGGCAGTATACCGCGCACGTTAAACAAATTTTCCCTTGGTGTGAAAGTTACGTTATAGTTTGACTCATGCTACGAGTGCTTTTCGTGGGGGATGTTTACGGCAAACCAGGCAGGCGGATCTTCAAAAACCACCTGCCGACCATCCGTGACCAATTTGATTTTGTGATTGTCAACGGGGAGAACTCCGCAGGGGGCTTCGGGATCAACAAAGAAAGCGCGAAAACCCTGCTGGATGCCGGAGCAGACTGCATCACCCTGGGAAACCACACCTGGGACAACCGGGAAGTGTACGAGTTGCTGCAGACCAACCACATCCTCAGGCCCTTTAATTACCCACTGGGCACCCCCGGACACGGGATGCACACCTTCGAGGTCAAAGGGGAGCGCATCACAGTGATCAATGCCATGGGTCGGGTGTGGCTGGATCCCCTGGACTGCCCTTTCACAGGAACCAACACCCTGCTGGAAAGAGAAGACCTGGGCAGCATCTTTGTGGATTTTCATGCAGAGGCCACCAGCGAGAAAACCGCCTACGGCTTTTTCCTGGATGGTCGGGTGGCGGGCGTGGTGGGCACCCACACCCACATTCCCACTGCAGACACCCGGATCCTTCCCAGAGGAACCGGCTACCAGACCGATGCAGGCATGACGGGCGTATTGAACAGTGTGATTGGAGCCGCTCCAGACGGACCCATTTCCAAATTTGTCGACAAAATCCCGGTGCGCTGGAGCACGGCAGAAGGACGGGCGCAACTCAACGGCGTGGTCCTGCATGTTCACAACAACCAGTGCCAGCACATCGAGCGTTATCAGCACACGGAGGAAGAGTAATGCGCACCATCAATCAGGATGTCAACACCCTCGGGCGCGCCCTGGGGACCGTCTTAAAAGAGCAGCAGGGCGAGCGGTTTTTTGAGCTGGTGGAAAAAGTG from Deinococcus roseus encodes:
- a CDS encoding Rrf2 family transcriptional regulator, which gives rise to MITSRFAVAVHVLSLIALTPDRMSSSEEMAGSVGVNPVVVRSALSQLKQAGLVHTRPGVAGSRLTRSPEQITLLDVFRAVVPDRELFGMHDRPNPDCPIGQNIQESLDWVFLEARTAMEERFSGITLADFAEELTRQKV
- a CDS encoding NAD(P)-dependent oxidoreductase, with protein sequence MKILLIGSTGFVGSALLKEALHKGHEVTAVVRREGALQETAGLSVVPATITSSEQVADLARGHDVVIASVSARKPGDTPIPEVIQTVAAGAQQAGVKLFVVGGAGSLEVAPGVKLMDIPQFPAEYKHEAQQQGEALELLKSTDHNWTYLSPAAIIAPGERTTQYRLGTDQLLSDAAGNSNISVEDYAHAVISELEDPKHERQRFTIAY
- the rpsT gene encoding 30S ribosomal protein S20; amino-acid sequence: MPLRHPSAQKRHRQSLKRRQNNRSKKSAIKTFSKKAVDAAVSGAENAKELHSFAESLIDKAAKGSTLHKKTAARKKSRLAKRLNKAAQPAQ
- a CDS encoding MATE family efflux transporter, whose product is MTTARTPSGLTSQLTQLAWPLMLSNLAYSMLGVTDTLFMGRLGQVEVGAVGLGWMYAFTLTLLFRSYTNSVTTFVARAFGANEPREMRKWYGVYFTISVLLALIITLLGQPLLNWIVQLSNPEPELAKALLTYARIRLLETPFALLVILNVGFLLGVGNSRIPLILSWMTVILNALLAWVFIFQFHWGVAGAAWGAFISVVVQCVVSFVVLFKLHGVMRPLWPHWRDSARTLRLGIPMGLADLSEVAGFAVFMTIISRLGTLELAASQIANQMASFGFMPAFALSAATGSLVSRFIGEQSVTTAQRVGWRGTVLGGSFMTLIAVAFIAFPVPLVNLFTHDPALVALCVQIMRVMALYQVVDGIAIILGGALSGAGDTRFRMLVTVLGSWSLLVLPAYLLTENGYGVQGAWMGALIYITAIALIYLWRFWSGRWKTKTL
- a CDS encoding regulatory protein RecX, with product MENQNPVKHVELEQLKAYAFRALAQKQLSEHELRTRLIRRGATPEQSDALIELLKSYGYLNDQEVARTLARKRGVGRGYIQQKLYEKGVKANAKTLRDDESEEQELRDLMERNLQKWQRDGEKGFRRAVGFLVRRGFEYGKVLKLLKEEFQLDIADLDG
- a CDS encoding metallophosphoesterase, yielding MRILAIADPHLSRHTPKPMTIFGPGWAGHPQIFFERWHETVQPDDLVLIPGDISWAMHLPEALLDLQDIAALPGIKVISRGNHDYWWPAISKLRAVLPAGMYALQNDAVVFGDTVICGTRGWVTPGTEGFKPEDEKIYLREVERLRLTLEAARKLQGKKLLVMLHYPLTNAAFEPNGFTRLIEHHRPDGVVYGHLHGVNQDKLIKHWCGIPLHFVAADALKFVPKVLQEE
- a CDS encoding TIGR00282 family metallophosphoesterase — translated: MLRVLFVGDVYGKPGRRIFKNHLPTIRDQFDFVIVNGENSAGGFGINKESAKTLLDAGADCITLGNHTWDNREVYELLQTNHILRPFNYPLGTPGHGMHTFEVKGERITVINAMGRVWLDPLDCPFTGTNTLLEREDLGSIFVDFHAEATSEKTAYGFFLDGRVAGVVGTHTHIPTADTRILPRGTGYQTDAGMTGVLNSVIGAAPDGPISKFVDKIPVRWSTAEGRAQLNGVVLHVHNNQCQHIERYQHTEEE